Proteins from a genomic interval of Chitinophagales bacterium:
- a CDS encoding SDR family NAD(P)-dependent oxidoreductase yields MPQADYLETTSPATHTTVVMEEGTELTAKVVAALLKEGRKVAVLSLPTSVLAAKANLPTGIERFTLAEASDVNIQSTLQNIVKTQGEIGAFIHLHPHLRFSSGNFAQHFATEKAIVKTVFFAAKHIADSLQTLGKTYHRASFLTVTQLDGAFGTQNDGKTSIVGGGLFGMTKSLNIEWSSVFCRAVDLSPNFEAEEAAKLVMSEMHDPDATIVEVCHNSNGRFTLTTQTTDIPANEKLDTEITKDSVFLVSGGAKGVTATCVKKLAELHQCKFILLGRSPIEEEEAAIFKGVTNDMELKRLIMQDLKEKGEKPTPAKVGKVFNNLASNREIKETLAAITSMGGQAVYLAVNVLNVGELKKAVAQAEQQIGKVTGVIHGAGRLADKLIQNKTEADFEAVYSVKTEGLLALLQCVNPMTLEHLVLFSSVAGFYGNNGQTDYAIANEILNKSAHLFQKNHPNCHVVSIDWGAWDGGMVSPGLKKMFEAHGVQLIPSEAGAWLMAYELTKANKSEAQVVVGSVLPLAQSHIGEHLQAYRIHRKLTVEANPFLQHHLIGGNPVLPIVNAISWIANSCEQFYPDFQIARVENTRLFKGIVFDGNQATDYVVDVKELEKGKEEIRFEGTVWSEGANGRPTFHYRANVVLRKGKQEVGRERQFSNSTIQQSNNSAMDGKQFYKNGTLFHDVYFQGVESVLEINEQGLVMECYLPKVSEEAQGQFPVRSVNSFLTDIQYQAMLIWVRHFHDAASLPLNTKLVEVFEALPFDTSFKVALEVKSSTPFKMECDISAFDDSGKVLMRSEGAEVTVSKGLKW; encoded by the coding sequence TTGCCGCAAGCCGATTATTTAGAAACCACCTCCCCTGCCACGCATACGACAGTCGTTATGGAAGAAGGAACAGAGCTGACGGCCAAAGTGGTAGCGGCTTTATTGAAGGAAGGTAGAAAAGTGGCAGTTTTGAGTTTGCCAACTTCGGTTTTGGCTGCAAAAGCAAATTTACCTACTGGCATTGAGCGATTTACATTGGCTGAAGCGAGTGATGTCAACATTCAATCGACCCTCCAAAACATCGTCAAAACACAAGGCGAAATCGGGGCATTTATCCATTTACATCCACATTTGCGGTTCAGTAGCGGCAATTTCGCCCAACATTTTGCAACAGAAAAAGCCATCGTGAAAACGGTCTTTTTCGCTGCCAAACACATCGCCGATAGCCTCCAAACACTCGGCAAAACCTACCACAGAGCAAGTTTTCTTACTGTTACCCAATTAGATGGCGCATTCGGCACACAAAATGATGGCAAAACATCCATTGTTGGAGGCGGATTGTTTGGCATGACCAAATCCTTGAACATCGAATGGTCATCTGTTTTTTGCAGAGCCGTCGACTTGTCGCCCAATTTTGAAGCCGAAGAAGCTGCAAAACTGGTGATGAGCGAAATGCACGACCCCGATGCCACAATCGTAGAAGTTTGTCACAACTCCAATGGGCGATTTACCCTTACTACACAAACAACCGACATTCCCGCCAACGAAAAATTAGATACAGAAATCACCAAAGATTCGGTCTTTTTGGTCAGCGGTGGCGCAAAAGGCGTGACAGCTACTTGCGTGAAAAAATTGGCAGAATTGCACCAATGCAAATTCATTTTGTTGGGGCGTTCACCGATTGAAGAGGAAGAAGCTGCAATCTTCAAAGGAGTGACAAATGACATGGAATTGAAGCGTTTAATCATGCAAGATTTGAAGGAGAAAGGTGAAAAACCGACTCCTGCAAAAGTGGGCAAAGTCTTCAATAATTTGGCTTCAAATAGAGAAATCAAAGAGACTTTGGCGGCGATTACTTCAATGGGCGGACAAGCGGTTTACTTGGCAGTCAATGTGTTGAATGTTGGCGAATTGAAAAAGGCAGTGGCACAAGCCGAGCAGCAAATAGGCAAAGTGACGGGCGTGATTCACGGGGCAGGTCGCTTGGCGGATAAGTTGATTCAAAACAAAACAGAAGCGGATTTTGAAGCGGTCTATTCGGTGAAAACGGAAGGGCTTTTGGCTTTGCTGCAATGTGTGAATCCGATGACTTTGGAGCATTTGGTTTTGTTTTCTTCCGTTGCAGGTTTCTACGGCAACAATGGACAAACGGACTACGCAATTGCCAACGAAATCCTCAATAAATCGGCACACTTGTTCCAAAAGAATCACCCAAATTGCCACGTTGTTTCGATTGATTGGGGCGCATGGGATGGTGGAATGGTCAGCCCTGGTTTGAAGAAAATGTTTGAAGCACATGGCGTTCAGTTGATTCCTTCGGAGGCAGGCGCATGGTTGATGGCTTATGAATTGACGAAAGCCAACAAATCGGAAGCGCAAGTAGTCGTGGGCAGTGTTTTGCCTTTGGCGCAAAGTCACATTGGCGAACACCTGCAAGCGTATCGCATTCACCGAAAATTGACGGTGGAGGCGAATCCGTTTTTGCAGCACCATCTGATTGGAGGGAATCCTGTTTTACCGATTGTGAATGCGATTAGCTGGATTGCAAATAGTTGTGAGCAGTTTTATCCTGATTTTCAGATTGCACGAGTAGAAAATACGAGGTTATTCAAAGGGATTGTTTTTGATGGCAATCAAGCGACGGATTATGTGGTGGATGTGAAGGAATTGGAGAAAGGGAAAGAGGAGATTCGTTTTGAAGGTACGGTTTGGAGCGAAGGCGCAAATGGACGACCAACGTTTCATTATCGGGCGAATGTGGTTTTAAGGAAAGGGAAGCAAGAAGTGGGAAGAGAGAGACAATTTAGCAATTCAACAATTCAGCAATCCAACAATTCAGCAATGGATGGCAAGCAATTTTACAAGAACGGAACGCTGTTTCACGATGTTTATTTTCAAGGAGTCGAAAGTGTCTTGGAGATAAATGAGCAGGGTTTGGTGATGGAGTGTTATTTGCCGAAAGTGAGTGAGGAAGCACAGGGGCAGTTTCCTGTACGCTCAGTGAATTCGTTTTTGACGGATATTCAGTATCAGGCGATGTTGATTTGGGTTCGTCATTTTCACGATGCAGCGAGCTTGCCCTTGAATACAAAATTGGTGGAGGTTTTTGAGGCTTTGCCTTTTGATACGTCGTTTAAGGTGGCATTGGAGGTGAAAAGTAGTACGCCGTTTAAGATGGAGTGTGATATTTCGGCTTTTGATGATAGTGGGAAGGTGTTGATGCGGTCGGAAGGGGCTGAGGTGACGGTGAGTAAGGGGTTGAAGTGGTAA
- a CDS encoding beta-ketoacyl synthase N-terminal-like domain-containing protein has translation MSGINNQLRKTPVAIVGLASTFAQSRNLEEFWSNIINKENCITEVPETRWLIDDYYDADPMAPDKTYCKVGGFMPEIDFNPIEFGLPPNILEVTDASQLVSLIIARDALNDAGYSQKSPKMSREVKDRTGVILGVGGGQKLIIPLTARLQYPIWSKVLRNAGVSEGETEKIIEKIKSAYIGWNENSFPGMLGNVIAGRITNRFDLGGINSVVDAACAASLSAIKMAVSELIEGRADMMLTGGVDTDNSIFMYMSFSKTPAFSKNGEIRPFDDNADGMLIGEGIGMLVLKRLEDAERDGDRIYAVIKGIGGSSDGRFKSVYAPRSSGQALAMQRAYEEAGYSPATLGLVEAHGTGTGAGDPTEFKSMKMLFPKGTFKDQHIGLGSVKSQVGHTKAAAGAAGMIKAALALHHKILPATINVTKPNSKFGIEETPIYINTETRPWIRADYPRRAGVSAFGFGGVNVHFALEEYNAEHQSAYRLHSNNQAIILHAANPSTLLQKCKDALQKLTANKSNSVETVNYFNDLVTASKTNIPANAPRLGFVATSIEDASHLLEVAIQQLQHKIDATEWHHPKGIYYANKSMDSNAKVVALFSGQGSQYVNMGIEAACNFPEIRQAFADIDQLFLQNGQDPISKKVYPIPVFDDAKAKEQQHQLTLTENVQPAIGTLSVGFYKLLQKAGFKVDMTAGHSFGELTALWAGGVLSDTDYYKLAKARGEAMAAQNPQQDTGTMLAVKGDVETIAKRVESLQGVSVANINSSDQVVLGGGTNDIKNAQTILKQEGFRVILLPVSAAFHTPYVGHAQQPFAKAIEGVNFQTAKIPVYSNTTANPYPQHTNIAKTILQQHILKPVDFKQQIENMYAAGGRIFVEFGPKGVLTNLVKNILKGKDYHAIAVNSNDKKDSDLQLRQAVVELTVLGFNLQNFDQYQLPKEKQVAPHKFGVKLSGCNYISPATRKNQVRLQTDGFKLQNGGVREIEVIKEVEVIKEVPVEVIVEKEIIKEVEVPAAMHFNGNGNGHYPHNNSTETHQSAEEDMTSFQKEILENLQKAMAQFQTQQSQNTQFVQQYLQEQTKTSQAFMDLMNRQVALLEEVSEKREVRSKVTVSQNGNGQNQPLQPLSKPATVDKVSVSENFDNGFQSRQQLNGGSFEQESVTEKNTALNAVSTSTPTPIQANINTPTPQYINTILEIVAEKTGYPSEMLELEMDMEADLGIDSIKRVEIFGAVQEAHPNIEGIEPNELAELRTLQEVVDYIAAKAGGQVLALKKKLTV, from the coding sequence ATGTCAGGAATCAACAATCAGCTTCGCAAAACCCCAGTTGCCATCGTCGGCTTGGCATCCACATTTGCACAATCTCGTAATTTAGAAGAATTTTGGAGCAATATTATAAATAAAGAAAATTGTATAACCGAAGTTCCCGAAACCCGTTGGCTCATTGACGACTACTACGATGCCGACCCCATGGCACCCGACAAAACCTACTGCAAAGTAGGTGGATTCATGCCCGAAATAGACTTCAATCCCATCGAATTTGGACTCCCCCCAAACATTCTTGAAGTCACCGATGCCTCTCAATTAGTGTCACTTATCATCGCAAGAGACGCACTCAACGACGCAGGCTACAGCCAAAAATCACCCAAAATGAGCCGTGAAGTCAAAGACCGAACAGGCGTAATATTGGGCGTAGGAGGCGGACAAAAATTGATTATTCCCCTCACCGCAAGACTACAATACCCCATCTGGTCCAAAGTCCTCCGAAATGCAGGCGTATCAGAAGGCGAAACCGAAAAAATAATTGAAAAAATCAAATCAGCCTACATCGGTTGGAACGAAAATTCCTTCCCAGGTATGCTGGGCAATGTCATTGCAGGGCGCATCACCAACCGTTTCGATTTGGGCGGAATCAACAGCGTAGTAGATGCTGCATGTGCCGCCTCATTGAGCGCTATCAAAATGGCAGTCAGCGAATTGATTGAAGGACGAGCCGACATGATGCTCACAGGAGGAGTCGACACCGACAACTCCATTTTCATGTATATGTCCTTTTCCAAAACTCCCGCCTTCTCCAAAAACGGAGAAATTCGCCCTTTCGACGACAATGCAGACGGTATGTTGATAGGCGAAGGAATTGGAATGTTGGTACTCAAACGCTTAGAAGATGCCGAAAGAGATGGCGACCGCATTTATGCCGTCATCAAAGGCATAGGAGGTTCGAGCGACGGACGCTTCAAAAGTGTTTACGCACCCCGTTCTTCTGGTCAAGCCCTTGCCATGCAGCGAGCCTACGAAGAAGCAGGTTACAGCCCCGCCACACTTGGTTTGGTTGAAGCCCACGGAACAGGAACAGGCGCAGGCGACCCCACCGAATTTAAGAGCATGAAAATGCTTTTCCCAAAAGGTACATTCAAAGACCAACATATCGGGCTCGGAAGTGTCAAATCACAAGTCGGACACACCAAAGCGGCAGCAGGAGCCGCAGGGATGATTAAAGCAGCCCTCGCCCTTCACCACAAAATTTTGCCCGCCACAATAAATGTCACCAAACCCAACTCCAAATTTGGCATTGAAGAAACCCCTATTTACATCAACACCGAAACACGCCCTTGGATTCGAGCCGATTATCCACGTCGTGCAGGAGTCAGTGCCTTTGGTTTTGGAGGGGTAAATGTGCATTTTGCACTTGAAGAATACAATGCAGAACACCAATCTGCTTACCGCTTGCACTCCAATAACCAAGCAATCATTTTACACGCTGCAAACCCTTCCACACTCTTGCAGAAATGTAAAGATGCTCTACAAAAACTCACGGCAAACAAATCCAATTCAGTTGAAACGGTTAATTACTTCAATGATTTAGTCACCGCTTCAAAAACAAACATCCCTGCAAATGCCCCTCGTTTGGGCTTCGTAGCCACTTCCATTGAAGATGCAAGTCACTTATTAGAAGTTGCTATCCAACAATTGCAGCACAAAATAGATGCAACAGAATGGCACCATCCAAAAGGCATTTACTACGCCAATAAAAGCATGGACTCCAATGCCAAAGTAGTTGCCCTCTTTTCAGGACAAGGTTCGCAATACGTGAACATGGGCATTGAAGCTGCCTGCAATTTTCCCGAAATTCGCCAAGCCTTTGCAGACATAGACCAGCTTTTCCTTCAAAACGGACAAGACCCTATTTCCAAAAAAGTCTATCCAATTCCTGTTTTTGACGATGCAAAAGCCAAAGAACAACAACATCAACTGACCCTCACCGAAAACGTGCAACCCGCCATCGGTACACTAAGCGTAGGCTTCTACAAACTGCTCCAAAAAGCGGGCTTCAAAGTTGATATGACCGCAGGGCATAGCTTTGGCGAATTGACCGCATTGTGGGCAGGAGGCGTATTGTCCGACACCGATTACTACAAATTAGCCAAAGCAAGAGGTGAAGCAATGGCAGCCCAAAATCCACAACAAGATACAGGCACAATGTTAGCAGTCAAAGGAGATGTGGAAACGATTGCTAAAAGAGTCGAAAGTCTTCAAGGTGTGAGTGTTGCGAACATCAACTCTTCAGACCAAGTGGTTCTGGGGGGAGGCACAAATGACATCAAAAACGCCCAAACGATATTGAAGCAAGAAGGCTTCCGAGTCATTTTATTACCCGTTTCCGCAGCATTCCATACACCTTATGTAGGTCATGCCCAACAGCCTTTTGCAAAAGCGATTGAAGGAGTAAATTTCCAAACCGCAAAAATTCCCGTTTACTCCAACACCACTGCAAACCCTTATCCACAACACACCAACATCGCCAAAACAATATTGCAGCAACACATCCTCAAGCCCGTGGATTTCAAGCAGCAAATTGAGAATATGTACGCAGCAGGTGGACGCATTTTTGTAGAATTTGGACCAAAAGGAGTATTGACCAACTTGGTTAAAAACATATTGAAAGGCAAAGATTACCACGCTATTGCTGTAAACTCCAACGACAAAAAAGACAGCGACCTTCAATTGCGTCAAGCAGTTGTAGAACTAACCGTTCTCGGTTTCAATCTGCAAAACTTCGACCAATACCAACTTCCAAAAGAAAAACAAGTTGCACCTCATAAATTTGGGGTGAAATTGAGCGGTTGTAATTACATCAGCCCAGCGACACGCAAAAATCAGGTAAGATTGCAGACCGATGGCTTCAAACTTCAAAATGGCGGCGTTCGAGAAATCGAAGTCATCAAGGAGGTAGAAGTAATCAAAGAAGTGCCTGTCGAGGTAATCGTCGAAAAAGAAATCATCAAAGAAGTAGAAGTTCCAGCAGCCATGCACTTCAATGGAAACGGCAATGGACATTATCCCCACAACAATTCAACAGAAACACATCAATCAGCAGAAGAAGATATGACATCATTTCAAAAGGAGATACTCGAAAACCTCCAAAAGGCAATGGCGCAATTCCAAACGCAACAAAGCCAAAACACTCAATTCGTTCAGCAATACCTGCAAGAACAAACCAAGACTTCACAAGCATTTATGGACTTGATGAATCGTCAAGTGGCTCTTTTGGAAGAAGTAAGTGAGAAGCGAGAAGTGAGAAGTAAGGTAACGGTTTCGCAGAATGGAAATGGTCAAAATCAACCACTTCAACCGTTGTCAAAGCCTGCGACTGTTGACAAGGTTTCGGTTAGTGAAAACTTTGACAACGGTTTCCAATCTCGTCAACAGTTGAACGGTGGCAGCTTTGAACAGGAATCGGTTACAGAAAAGAATACCGCACTGAACGCAGTAAGCACTTCAACACCAACACCCATACAAGCAAACATTAACACTCCAACACCTCAATACATCAACACAATTTTGGAGATAGTAGCCGAAAAGACAGGCTACCCAAGCGAAATGTTGGAGTTAGAAATGGACATGGAAGCAGATTTGGGAATTGACAGCATCAAACGAGTAGAAATTTTTGGCGCAGTTCAAGAGGCACATCCAAACATTGAAGGTATCGAACCAAATGAATTAGCGGAGTTGAGAACGCTTCAAGAAGTCGTTGATTACATTGCAGCAAAAGCAGGTGGTCAAGTGCTTGCATTAAAAAAAAAACTGACGGTATAA